The sequence GCTTTTGATTTAAAGCCTTTAACCTTTACCTTTTCACCTTTAAAAAGTTTCAGTGCTATATTTTTTGATATTTTCTTTCCTGATATTTCTTTCCAAACTACTGCCTTACAGGATTTACAGTAATAAGACTTATCAGCCTCTACTATTACTCCACCACACTTGCATTTAGCCAATGTATCTATCTGACTTTCATCAAATACAAGCTCTATCTTGCCTTCATCAGTAAGCTTTAAACCAGCTCCAAATTTTTTTCCAGATTTACCTTTTAAGCCTTCTACATAAACAGTAGTTCCTTGATATAAAAGCAAAGCTTCTTTTTCTTTGAGTTTTTTACTAAATACCTCTTTCCAGACTTTTAGATTACAGCTTCCACACTGATAATACTTGCCGTATTCAAAAACATCTCCCCCACATCTACACCTGCCGACCGGTTTTTGCTCCATCTGGATAGAAATACCCTTTACAGCTTCCACTTCTTTTTTTGTAAACTCTTTTATCTGGTTTAGAAAGTCCTCATATCCTTTCTTACCGAGTTTTTGAGTGTAAATCTGCTCCAGCTGTTGCTCCCATTTTGATGTCATCTTTGGAGATGCAAATTCTTTATCCTTGATTTTTTCTATGAGTGCAAAGCCCTTTTCTGTTGCAATTAAAGACTTGCCTTTGTTTTTGATATAGAACCTGTCCTTAAGTGTCTGTATTATCCCTGCCCTTGTTGCCCCTGTTCCAAGCTCCAGCTGTTTCATTTTGTTTAAAAGAGTGCTTTCGGTATAGTGAGCTGGTGGTTTTGTTTTATCTTCAATTACCCTTTGAGAGATTTTATGAACCATATCCCCTTTCTCCAGCTGTGGAAGTGGAGCTTCTATTTTGTCATCTTCATCTTCCCTGTCTATAGCTTTCCAACCAAGTGATAATTCCACTTTTCCTGAAGCTGTAAACTGATAACCATCTATATCCAATATTGCCTTTGTCGTTTCATATTCGTAAGGTGGCATAAAGACTGCTAAAAACCTATTCTTAATTAATTCATAAATCTTTAAATGGTCTTGATTTAAGCCTTCTTTCTTTGCTTTTTCTTCTGTTAAAAGGTTCATAGGAATAATCGCATAATGGTCTGTAAGTTTGGAACTGTCAAATACTCTTTTGCCTACTTTATCAACATTTTCAATAAGCTGTTCTTCACCAAGTTTTTTCAAAATATTTTTTACCAGGTCTTTTGTTGATGGATTTTCATCTAAGTGTTGAGCCTCAGTTCTCGGATAAGATATATACTTTGCTTCATACAGGTCTTGTGCAAGCATTAGGGTCTTTTGGGCTGTAAAACCAAACCTTTTATTCGCTGTCATCTGGAGAGTGGTAATAGAAAACAGTGGTGGTGCATATTTCTTGTGTTGCTTCTTTTCAATTTCTTTTACGACTGCTTTATCCTTGTCCTTTAAAGCCTTGAATATTTCCCAGATTTTGTTTTTATCTTCAAAGATAGTATCTTTCTCATTTAAGAGTTTAGCTTTGAATTTTTGACTATCTTTTTCAAATACAGCTTCCAACTGCCAGTAAGGTTTGGGTTTGAAATTTTTGATTTCTAAATCCCTTTCAACTATCAGTTTCAAAACAGGAGTTTGAACTCTACCTATGGACCATACAGAACCATCACCTACTATTACAGTTAAGGCTCTTGTTAGGTTTATACCAACGAGCCAATCGCTTTGTTGTCTTGCAAGCCCTGAATAAAACAGACTATCCCAGTTCTTAGCAGGCTTTCTTGCTTTTAATTCTCTTAATATCACATTTTTTGTGAGTGCTTCCGATGTCCAGAACCTATATGTCTTATCCCATCCATTCCAGCCTGAATAAAGTAAAATAAGCCTTGCGATTAATTCCCCTTCACGACCAGCGTCCGTATTTACAAAAATTTCATCTGCCTTTTTTACTAAAGACTTTACTATGTTGAATTGCTTATTTTTCCCTTTTGAAACTTTATATTCAAACTTTTCTGGAAGTATAGGAAGTGTTTCCAGTTTCCATTCTTTTGGTGCGATGGTATCATCTATTTCAAGTAGATGACCAACCGCCCAGGTGATTGTATATTCCCCAGCTTCTATGTATCCATCTTTTTTTTGAAATTTCGGCGATATAGCTTTGGCTGTATCAATTGCAACACTCGGCTTTTCAGCGATTATAAGTTTCACAATATCCCCCGAAAAAAAGTTTTTTATATTTTTAAAACCAATTGCGATTTTTTTCTACCTGAAAAAACCTAAACTATTGCAATTAATTGCAAGTTTTAATTACTGTTTTTTTTTACCTCGTCAAAATCTACGATTTCAACAACCACATCTGACACATCAAATCTATCTCTTAAAAACTGCCTTATATCTTCTAAAAAGTTAGTATCAAGCCAATCCTTGTAAACTTCATCTGGAGCTGGGATATAGACAACACTTTCAAGTTCATCATATATT comes from Persephonella marina EX-H1 and encodes:
- a CDS encoding type IA DNA topoisomerase translates to MKLIIAEKPSVAIDTAKAISPKFQKKDGYIEAGEYTITWAVGHLLEIDDTIAPKEWKLETLPILPEKFEYKVSKGKNKQFNIVKSLVKKADEIFVNTDAGREGELIARLILLYSGWNGWDKTYRFWTSEALTKNVILRELKARKPAKNWDSLFYSGLARQQSDWLVGINLTRALTVIVGDGSVWSIGRVQTPVLKLIVERDLEIKNFKPKPYWQLEAVFEKDSQKFKAKLLNEKDTIFEDKNKIWEIFKALKDKDKAVVKEIEKKQHKKYAPPLFSITTLQMTANKRFGFTAQKTLMLAQDLYEAKYISYPRTEAQHLDENPSTKDLVKNILKKLGEEQLIENVDKVGKRVFDSSKLTDHYAIIPMNLLTEEKAKKEGLNQDHLKIYELIKNRFLAVFMPPYEYETTKAILDIDGYQFTASGKVELSLGWKAIDREDEDDKIEAPLPQLEKGDMVHKISQRVIEDKTKPPAHYTESTLLNKMKQLELGTGATRAGIIQTLKDRFYIKNKGKSLIATEKGFALIEKIKDKEFASPKMTSKWEQQLEQIYTQKLGKKGYEDFLNQIKEFTKKEVEAVKGISIQMEQKPVGRCRCGGDVFEYGKYYQCGSCNLKVWKEVFSKKLKEKEALLLYQGTTVYVEGLKGKSGKKFGAGLKLTDEGKIELVFDESQIDTLAKCKCGGVIVEADKSYYCKSCKAVVWKEISGKKISKNIALKLFKGEKVKVKGFKSKAGKNFEAILCLENGKPKMEFPENEPIGKCSCGGEIFEYSNRYVCKSCNQVVWKEFFGKKLSKREAVGLLNGRTIPISNLKSKSGRKFDANVALVDGKVKIVSFENG